A stretch of Microbulbifer sp. SAOS-129_SWC DNA encodes these proteins:
- a CDS encoding NIPSNAP family protein, producing the protein MSVTVFIEYKLDLFKLTQFEQHANRWGEIIPICGGDLLGYLLPHEGSNKLAFGLITFDSLGDYERYRRRLRKDQQGDDNFQFAHTHKFILEEKRSFLTVVSGTYKQPPRSLR; encoded by the coding sequence ATGAGCGTTACCGTTTTTATTGAGTACAAACTCGATCTATTCAAGCTCACCCAGTTTGAGCAGCATGCAAACCGCTGGGGTGAGATCATTCCCATCTGTGGCGGGGATCTGCTTGGATATCTCCTGCCACACGAAGGCAGCAATAAACTTGCCTTTGGGCTGATTACATTTGACAGTCTGGGAGACTATGAACGCTACCGCCGCAGACTCAGGAAGGACCAACAGGGCGACGACAACTTCCAGTTCGCACATACCCACAAGTTCATTCTCGAAGAGAAGCGCTCGTTTCTCACCGTCGTTTCGGGCACTTACAAACAGCCGCCGAGGTCATTGCGATGA
- a CDS encoding DUF6058 family natural product biosynthesis protein, whose product MLQDYLNQHYITRKELLARLDITPLELDSAIAAGMLPACSYRVQDGSVTTAVFGRHPAPDCSDGEYFTPAATTWYRNSLHLLGDSAKKESTAAQLLMQDFIDSYIKSAQTHPMFRSAFANLLTEPQALEQMATDTWGNHCQGTYGVCVIAPDSVEQIQTKQAAVQRLIDFTDDARKTSYSAAERIELRKLIQSYNTVAMPFSPADYPFSSRKRLVDDLVVP is encoded by the coding sequence TTGTTACAGGACTATCTCAACCAACATTACATCACCCGCAAAGAATTGTTGGCCCGACTCGATATCACACCCCTTGAGCTGGATAGTGCTATCGCAGCAGGAATGCTGCCCGCCTGTTCCTACCGGGTACAGGATGGCAGCGTCACTACGGCCGTATTCGGACGGCATCCCGCACCGGATTGCAGCGATGGGGAGTATTTTACGCCCGCGGCAACGACCTGGTATCGCAACAGCCTGCACCTGCTCGGTGATTCAGCAAAAAAAGAGTCGACCGCGGCGCAGCTGCTAATGCAGGACTTTATCGATAGCTATATCAAATCTGCGCAGACACACCCGATGTTCAGAAGTGCCTTTGCCAACCTCCTCACTGAGCCGCAGGCACTGGAGCAGATGGCGACGGATACCTGGGGAAACCACTGCCAGGGGACATACGGAGTCTGTGTGATCGCGCCCGATTCAGTAGAACAAATACAGACCAAGCAGGCCGCAGTTCAACGGTTGATCGATTTCACGGACGATGCGAGGAAGACCAGCTATAGCGCGGCGGAGAGAATCGAGCTGAGAAAGCTGATCCAGAGCTACAACACTGTGGCCATGCCGTTTTCACCTGCGGATTATCCATTTTCCAGCCGCAAACGGCTGGTGGATGACCTGGTCGTGCCCTGA
- a CDS encoding nitrite/sulfite reductase, with translation MYRYDDRDRTIIGERVTQFRGQTERYLAGELSEEQFLPLRLQNGLYIQRLAPMLRIAVPYGLLNSAQIRRLARISRDYDKGYAHFTTRQNLQFNWPQLEEVPDILAELAEVEMHAVQTSGNCIRNTTSDPYAGVARDEIVDPRPYCELIRQWSTFHPEFAFLPRKFKIAVNGATTDRAAIRVHDIGVQIVERDGEIGFQVLVGGGQGRTPVIAELIRDFLPERDLLSYLEAIVRIYNQLGRRDNKYKARIKILVKAMGAEEFARLVEAEWEKIKDGAEQLTPEALAWAKSFFTEPAYNAFDGAASDTALEQQAAEDKAFSRWLERNTFRHRVPGYRAVRLSTKPTGVPPGDVTDRQMEAIADLADAFSFGEARVTHDQNVVLADVQQDKLYEVWQTARAHGFATPNIGTLTDMICCPGGDYCSLANAKSIPIAEAIQRRFDDMDYLYDLGDLNLNISGCMNACGHHHVGHIGILGVDKKGEEFYQVQLGGSSSEQASLAKVLGPSFSRAEVTDVIGKILDLYVAERHPDELFIDTYNRIGLQPFKETVYAKAS, from the coding sequence ATGTATCGATATGACGACCGGGACCGCACTATTATCGGCGAGCGCGTGACCCAGTTTCGCGGCCAGACCGAACGCTATCTGGCCGGCGAGTTGAGCGAGGAGCAATTCCTCCCCCTGCGGCTGCAGAATGGCCTCTATATCCAGCGACTGGCACCGATGCTGCGCATCGCCGTGCCCTACGGCCTGCTGAACAGCGCGCAGATCCGCCGCCTGGCCCGTATCAGCCGCGACTACGACAAGGGCTACGCGCATTTCACCACGCGCCAGAACCTGCAGTTCAACTGGCCACAGCTGGAGGAAGTGCCGGATATCCTCGCCGAACTGGCCGAGGTGGAGATGCACGCGGTACAGACCAGCGGCAACTGCATCCGCAACACCACTTCCGACCCCTATGCCGGCGTGGCCCGCGACGAGATCGTGGATCCGCGCCCCTACTGCGAGCTGATCCGCCAGTGGTCCACCTTCCACCCGGAGTTCGCCTTCCTGCCACGCAAGTTCAAAATCGCCGTCAACGGTGCCACCACCGACCGCGCCGCCATTCGCGTGCACGATATCGGCGTACAGATTGTCGAGCGCGACGGCGAGATCGGCTTCCAGGTACTCGTCGGCGGCGGCCAGGGCCGCACACCGGTAATCGCCGAGTTGATCCGCGATTTCCTGCCGGAACGCGACCTGCTGTCCTATCTCGAGGCGATCGTGCGCATCTACAACCAGTTGGGCCGCCGCGACAACAAGTACAAGGCGCGCATCAAGATTCTGGTCAAGGCCATGGGCGCCGAAGAATTTGCCCGCCTGGTGGAAGCGGAATGGGAAAAGATCAAAGACGGTGCCGAACAGCTGACGCCTGAGGCACTGGCCTGGGCCAAGTCGTTCTTTACCGAACCGGCCTACAACGCCTTCGACGGCGCCGCCAGTGACACCGCGCTGGAACAGCAGGCCGCAGAGGACAAAGCCTTCTCCCGCTGGCTGGAGCGCAATACCTTCCGCCACCGCGTACCCGGCTACCGCGCGGTGCGGCTGTCCACCAAGCCCACCGGGGTGCCGCCCGGTGACGTCACCGACCGCCAGATGGAGGCCATTGCCGATCTGGCCGACGCCTTCAGCTTCGGCGAGGCGCGCGTCACCCACGACCAGAATGTGGTGCTGGCGGATGTGCAGCAGGACAAACTCTACGAGGTTTGGCAAACGGCGCGCGCACACGGCTTCGCCACGCCGAATATCGGCACCCTCACTGATATGATCTGCTGCCCCGGCGGCGACTACTGCTCACTGGCCAACGCCAAGTCGATTCCGATAGCGGAGGCGATCCAGCGCCGCTTCGACGATATGGATTACCTCTACGACCTGGGCGACCTGAACCTGAATATCTCCGGTTGCATGAATGCCTGTGGCCACCACCACGTGGGCCATATCGGCATTCTGGGCGTGGACAAGAAGGGCGAGGAGTTCTACCAGGTGCAACTGGGTGGCAGCTCCTCCGAGCAGGCCAGCCTGGCCAAAGTGCTCGGTCCAAGCTTCTCGCGCGCCGAAGTCACCGACGTGATCGGCAAGATCCTCGATCTCTATGTGGCCGAACGCCACCCGGATGAGCTGTTTATCGACACCTACAACCGCATCGGCCTGCAGCCCTTCAAGGAGACCGTTTATGCCAAAGCCAGCTAA
- a CDS encoding winged helix-turn-helix domain-containing protein — protein MLEPNIAGVASLIGDPARAHMLIALMGGKALTATELALEAGITPQTASSHLGKLVDSGLVMARKQGRHKYFQLQGAEVAELLEMMLNLSTQMAPLKITTGPGDPNLRRARVCYDHLAGEVGVALYDALVAGKYLVDNGSETLLTATGRTFFLSQGMPLDEFNGGRRPLCKSCLDWSERRNHLAGRIGQWILEDTLARRWASRDPVSRAILFSTGGFAKFAGKYGLAGCYAAFDFRGR, from the coding sequence ATGCTGGAACCAAATATTGCCGGTGTGGCGAGCCTGATCGGTGATCCTGCCCGCGCCCATATGCTGATCGCCCTGATGGGCGGTAAGGCCCTGACGGCCACCGAGCTAGCTCTGGAAGCAGGCATCACGCCGCAAACGGCGAGCAGCCATTTGGGTAAGCTTGTCGATAGTGGCTTGGTGATGGCCAGGAAGCAGGGGCGGCACAAATATTTTCAGTTACAGGGTGCGGAGGTTGCCGAATTGCTGGAAATGATGTTGAACCTCAGTACACAGATGGCACCGCTCAAGATAACCACGGGGCCCGGCGATCCGAATCTCCGCAGAGCGCGGGTCTGTTACGACCACCTCGCCGGTGAAGTCGGTGTCGCGCTCTACGATGCGTTGGTGGCGGGTAAGTATCTTGTCGACAATGGCAGCGAGACGCTGCTGACAGCGACAGGCAGGACCTTCTTTCTCTCTCAGGGCATGCCATTGGATGAGTTCAATGGTGGGCGGCGTCCGTTGTGCAAATCGTGCCTCGATTGGAGCGAGAGGCGCAATCACCTAGCCGGCAGAATCGGGCAGTGGATTCTCGAAGATACCCTGGCTCGGAGGTGGGCATCCAGGGACCCGGTCTCGAGAGCAATCCTGTTCAGTACGGGCGGCTTCGCCAAGTTTGCAGGGAAATATGGGCTAGCTGGTTGCTACGCCGCGTTCGATTTTCGCGGTCGTTAG
- the nfuA gene encoding Fe-S biogenesis protein NfuA, producing MSQQSSELNVTITDSAREYLRDLLAKQECEGIAIRMFVSNPGTPNAETCIAYCRPGEEQEGDVLVEMDGLKAYFEGRSVPYLDEARVDFGADKMGGQLTIRAPNSRMPKITDDSPIEDRINYVLYNEVNPGLAAHGGQVSLVEVTDDHYAVLKFGGGCQGCGMVDMTLKEGVEKTLKEKVPELAGVKDVTDHSDKSQAYY from the coding sequence ATGTCACAGCAGTCTTCCGAACTGAACGTCACCATCACTGACTCCGCCCGCGAGTACCTGCGCGACCTGCTCGCCAAGCAGGAATGCGAGGGCATCGCCATCCGCATGTTCGTGTCCAACCCGGGCACGCCCAATGCAGAGACCTGTATCGCCTACTGCCGCCCCGGCGAGGAGCAGGAGGGCGATGTGCTGGTGGAGATGGACGGCCTCAAGGCCTATTTCGAGGGCCGCTCGGTACCCTACCTGGACGAGGCGCGGGTCGATTTCGGCGCGGACAAGATGGGCGGCCAGCTCACCATCCGCGCGCCCAATTCGCGCATGCCCAAGATCACCGACGACAGCCCGATTGAAGACCGCATCAACTATGTGCTCTACAACGAGGTCAACCCGGGCCTCGCCGCCCATGGCGGCCAGGTGAGCCTGGTGGAGGTTACCGACGATCACTACGCGGTGCTGAAATTCGGCGGTGGTTGCCAGGGCTGCGGCATGGTGGACATGACCCTGAAAGAGGGCGTGGAGAAAACCCTGAAAGAGAAGGTGCCGGAACTGGCCGGGGTGAAGGACGTCACCGACCACAGTGATAAGTCGCAGGCTTATTACTGA
- a CDS encoding DUF2970 domain-containing protein gives MRDDNHKKDKPSFGQVVLSTLAAAIGVQSSKNRERDFKGGNIKTYIAAGIIFTTLFVITLVVVVKTVLNNLGQ, from the coding sequence ATGCGTGACGACAACCATAAAAAAGACAAACCGTCCTTCGGCCAGGTGGTGCTCAGCACCCTGGCCGCCGCGATCGGCGTGCAGAGCAGTAAAAACCGCGAGCGGGATTTCAAGGGCGGCAATATCAAGACCTATATCGCCGCCGGCATTATCTTTACCACGCTATTTGTGATTACCCTGGTCGTCGTGGTTAAGACCGTGCTGAACAACCTCGGCCAGTAA
- a CDS encoding antibiotic biosynthesis monooxygenase produces the protein MIAVIFEVEPVEGERDSYLAMAGALKRELEQVDGFLSIERFQSVADPRRMLSLSFWRDETAIETWRRHPPHRQAQRRGKEELFTHYRLRVADVKRDYSLRDRDTGT, from the coding sequence ATGATTGCTGTTATTTTTGAGGTGGAACCTGTCGAGGGAGAGAGAGATTCCTATCTCGCGATGGCCGGCGCACTGAAACGGGAACTGGAGCAGGTAGACGGTTTTCTGTCGATCGAACGATTTCAGAGCGTCGCCGATCCACGCCGAATGCTATCGCTGTCTTTCTGGAGGGATGAAACCGCGATAGAAACCTGGAGAAGGCATCCGCCGCACCGCCAGGCCCAACGGCGGGGCAAGGAGGAACTGTTTACGCACTACAGATTACGTGTCGCCGATGTGAAGCGCGATTACAGCCTGCGCGACCGGGACACAGGCACCTAA
- the asnS gene encoding asparagine--tRNA ligase produces the protein MQVESVDSLLKSSGREGSEARIQGWIRTRRDSKAGLSFLAVHDGSCFDPIQVVVEADLHNYESEVLRLTTGCAVDITGTLKASEGKGQAIELLASEVQVVGWVEDPDTYPMSPKRHTMEHLREHAHLRVRTNVGGAVARVRNCIAQALHRFFHENGFNWIHTPILTASDCEGAGEMFRVSTLDLENLPRTDKGEIDFGRDFFGEESFLTVSGQLNVESYCLALSKVYTFGPTFRAENSNTTRHLAEFWMVEPEIAFADLADTADLSEKMLKYVFKAVLEERADDMAFFAQRIDKEAISRLENIIDNDFARINYSDAIEILEKCKEKFEFPVSWGIDLASEHERYLAEKHFKKPVIVMNYPKDIKAFYMRMNDDGKTVAAMDVLAPGIGEIIGGSQREERLEKLDERMDEMNIPKEHLDWYRDLRRYGTVPHAGFGLGFDRIVSYVTGMGNIRDVIPFPRTPKNIAF, from the coding sequence ATGCAAGTCGAATCCGTAGATTCCCTTTTGAAATCCAGCGGCCGCGAGGGCAGCGAAGCCCGCATCCAGGGCTGGATCAGAACCCGCCGCGACTCCAAGGCCGGCCTGTCCTTCCTCGCCGTACATGACGGCAGCTGCTTCGACCCCATCCAGGTGGTGGTCGAAGCCGACCTGCACAATTACGAATCCGAGGTCCTGCGCCTGACCACCGGCTGCGCCGTGGATATCACCGGCACCCTGAAGGCCTCCGAGGGCAAGGGCCAGGCCATCGAGCTGCTGGCCAGCGAAGTGCAGGTGGTGGGCTGGGTAGAAGACCCGGATACCTACCCGATGTCGCCCAAGCGCCACACTATGGAACACCTGCGCGAACACGCCCACCTGCGCGTGCGTACCAACGTGGGTGGCGCCGTGGCGCGAGTGCGCAACTGCATCGCCCAGGCCCTGCACCGCTTCTTCCACGAGAACGGTTTCAACTGGATCCATACGCCGATCCTGACCGCGTCCGACTGCGAAGGCGCCGGCGAAATGTTCCGCGTCAGCACTCTGGACCTGGAGAACCTGCCGCGCACCGACAAGGGCGAGATCGATTTCGGCCGGGACTTCTTCGGTGAGGAAAGCTTCCTCACCGTGTCCGGCCAGCTGAATGTGGAGAGCTACTGCCTGGCCCTGTCCAAGGTCTACACCTTTGGCCCCACCTTCCGCGCGGAGAATTCCAACACCACCCGCCACCTGGCGGAGTTCTGGATGGTGGAACCGGAAATCGCCTTCGCCGATCTGGCCGACACCGCCGACCTGTCCGAGAAGATGCTGAAATATGTCTTCAAGGCGGTACTCGAAGAGCGCGCCGACGATATGGCCTTCTTCGCCCAGCGCATCGACAAGGAAGCTATCTCGCGCCTGGAAAACATCATCGACAACGACTTCGCGCGCATCAACTACTCGGATGCGATCGAAATCCTGGAGAAGTGTAAAGAGAAGTTCGAGTTCCCGGTTTCCTGGGGCATCGACCTCGCCTCCGAGCACGAGCGTTACCTGGCCGAGAAGCACTTCAAGAAGCCGGTCATCGTCATGAACTACCCGAAGGACATCAAGGCCTTCTATATGCGCATGAACGACGACGGCAAGACCGTGGCGGCGATGGACGTCCTGGCCCCGGGTATCGGCGAGATCATCGGCGGCTCCCAGCGCGAAGAGCGTCTGGAGAAGCTCGATGAGCGCATGGACGAAATGAACATTCCCAAGGAACACCTCGACTGGTACCGCGACCTGCGTCGCTACGGCACCGTGCCGCACGCCGGCTTCGGCCTCGGCTTCGACCGCATCGTGTCCTACGTCACCGGCATGGGCAACATCCGCGACGTGATTCCATTCCCGCGCACGCCGAAGAATATCGCCTTCTAA
- the metH gene encoding methionine synthase gives MSQQSRSERLQQLHAALQQRILILDGAMGTMIQREKLDESQYRGARFADFDRDVKGNNDLLSLTQPDLIERLHREYLEAGADIIETNTFNATRLSQSDYAMEDLVPELNRAAAEVARRAADALATPDKPRWVAGVIGPTSRTASISPDVNDPGARNVTFQQLVDNYVEAGRALIEGGSDLILIETIFDTLNAKAAIYALQQLWDELGFELPIMISGTITDASGRTLSGQTTEAFYYSVAHAKPLSVGLNCALGATELRPYIEALSGVCAEHVSAHPNAGLPNEFGEYDETPAETAAIVAEFAQSGFLNILGGCCGTTPEHIRAIADAVAAIAPRPLPEIKPALRLSGLEPFVVDENSLFVNVGERCNVTGSARFKRLVMEEDYDTALQVAAAQVEDGAQVIDFNMDEAMLDSVAAMRRFLNLAATEPDIAKVPFMVDSSKWEVIEAGLQCIQGKPIVNSISLKEGEQDFIDKARLCLRYGAAVVVMAFDEDGQADTLERKTEICKRSYDVLVNKVGFAPNDIVFDPNIFAVATGIEEHNNYAVDFIEAAAWIRQNLPGANVSGGVSNVSFSFRGNNPVREAIHSVFLFHAIKAGLNMGIVNAGMLEVYDELPQALRDKVEDVILNRNPDATEALLDIAEQYRGDGSTQARKEDLSWRELPVNKRLAHALVKGINNYIVEDTEAARAVSKRPLDVIEGPLMDGMNVVGDLFGAGKMFLPQVVKSARVMKQAVAYLQPYIEAEKTEDSKTNGRILMATVKGDVHDIGKNIVGVVLACNNYEVIDLGVMVPAETILQTAKEKQCDIIGLSGLITPSLDEMVHMAAEMERQEFDIPLLIGGATTSKAHTAVKIDPQYHRNQTVYVADASRAVGVASSLISDELRPAFVKGIREEYDKVRARTANRKRNDKRLSYEEALQAGPQFDWAGYTAAVPNKPGVTVIDDFPLEQLVDTIDWTPFFISWDLAGKYPAILNDEVVGEAATDLYQNAQRMLQQIIDKKLLRARAVFGLWPANSDGDDIVVYKDERRTAELARLHQMRQQVQKRGGDGLCRSLADFVAPAGTVRSDGSGVADYVGGFAVTAGIGADELAAEYEAKHDDYNAIMVKALADRLAESLAETLHQQVRKQFWGYAPDETLSNEELIKEAYRGIRPAPGYPACPDHSEKSTLFKLLDAEQNAGMSLTEHFAMLPAASVSGWYFAHPEAKYFNVGKIGRDQLADLAQRKGMSEQELERWLRPNLED, from the coding sequence ATGTCCCAGCAGTCCCGCAGCGAACGCCTCCAGCAGCTTCACGCCGCGCTCCAGCAGCGCATCCTGATTCTGGACGGCGCCATGGGCACCATGATCCAGCGGGAAAAACTGGACGAGAGCCAATATCGCGGCGCGCGTTTCGCGGACTTCGACCGCGACGTCAAGGGCAACAACGACCTGCTGAGCCTGACCCAGCCGGATCTGATCGAACGCCTGCACCGGGAGTATCTCGAAGCCGGTGCCGACATTATCGAAACCAACACCTTCAATGCCACGCGCCTGTCGCAGTCCGATTACGCCATGGAAGACCTGGTGCCGGAACTGAACCGCGCCGCGGCCGAAGTCGCACGCCGCGCCGCCGATGCGCTGGCCACGCCGGACAAGCCGCGCTGGGTAGCGGGCGTGATCGGGCCGACCTCGCGCACCGCCAGCATCTCCCCGGACGTTAACGATCCGGGCGCGCGCAACGTGACCTTCCAACAGCTGGTGGACAACTACGTGGAAGCCGGCCGCGCACTGATCGAGGGCGGTTCCGACCTGATCCTGATCGAAACCATCTTCGATACGCTAAATGCCAAGGCAGCGATCTACGCGCTGCAACAGCTGTGGGACGAACTGGGCTTCGAATTGCCGATCATGATTTCCGGCACTATCACCGATGCCTCCGGCCGCACGTTATCCGGCCAGACCACCGAAGCCTTCTACTACTCCGTGGCCCACGCCAAGCCGCTGTCCGTCGGTCTCAACTGCGCCCTCGGCGCCACCGAGCTGCGCCCCTATATCGAGGCCTTGTCCGGGGTCTGTGCCGAACACGTTTCCGCACACCCCAACGCCGGCCTGCCGAACGAATTCGGCGAGTACGACGAGACGCCGGCAGAGACCGCAGCCATCGTGGCCGAGTTCGCGCAGAGCGGCTTCCTGAATATTCTCGGCGGCTGCTGCGGTACCACGCCGGAGCATATCCGCGCGATCGCCGATGCGGTGGCCGCCATCGCCCCGCGCCCGCTGCCGGAGATCAAGCCGGCCCTGCGCCTGTCGGGCCTGGAACCGTTTGTGGTCGACGAGAACTCGCTGTTCGTCAATGTCGGCGAGCGCTGCAACGTGACCGGCTCGGCACGGTTCAAACGCCTGGTCATGGAAGAGGACTACGACACCGCGCTGCAGGTGGCCGCCGCCCAGGTCGAGGACGGCGCCCAGGTGATCGACTTCAATATGGACGAGGCGATGCTGGATTCCGTCGCCGCCATGCGCCGCTTCCTCAACCTCGCCGCCACCGAGCCGGACATCGCCAAGGTACCGTTTATGGTGGACTCCTCCAAGTGGGAGGTGATCGAGGCCGGTCTGCAGTGCATCCAGGGCAAGCCGATCGTCAACTCCATCAGCCTGAAAGAAGGCGAGCAGGACTTTATCGACAAGGCGCGCCTGTGTCTGCGCTACGGCGCCGCGGTGGTGGTGATGGCCTTCGACGAGGACGGCCAGGCGGACACCCTCGAACGCAAGACCGAGATCTGCAAGCGCAGCTACGACGTGCTGGTCAACAAAGTCGGCTTCGCCCCCAACGACATCGTCTTCGATCCGAACATCTTCGCCGTCGCCACCGGCATCGAGGAGCACAACAATTACGCGGTGGATTTCATCGAGGCCGCAGCCTGGATTCGCCAGAACCTGCCCGGCGCCAATGTGTCCGGCGGCGTATCCAATGTGTCCTTCTCCTTCCGCGGCAACAACCCGGTGCGCGAGGCGATCCATTCGGTGTTCCTGTTCCACGCGATCAAGGCGGGCCTGAACATGGGCATCGTCAACGCGGGCATGCTCGAGGTCTACGACGAGCTGCCGCAGGCATTGCGCGACAAGGTCGAGGACGTGATCCTGAACCGCAACCCGGACGCCACCGAAGCGCTGCTGGATATTGCCGAGCAATACCGCGGCGACGGCAGCACCCAGGCGCGCAAGGAAGACCTGTCCTGGCGTGAGCTGCCGGTTAACAAGCGTCTGGCGCACGCGCTGGTCAAGGGCATCAACAACTATATCGTCGAGGATACCGAGGCCGCCCGCGCCGTGTCCAAGCGCCCGCTGGACGTGATCGAGGGGCCACTGATGGACGGCATGAACGTGGTCGGCGACCTGTTCGGCGCCGGCAAGATGTTCCTGCCGCAGGTGGTGAAATCCGCACGGGTCATGAAACAGGCGGTGGCCTACCTGCAGCCCTATATCGAGGCGGAAAAGACCGAAGACAGCAAGACCAACGGCCGCATCCTGATGGCCACGGTCAAGGGCGACGTGCACGATATCGGCAAGAACATCGTCGGCGTGGTACTGGCCTGCAACAACTACGAAGTGATCGACCTCGGCGTGATGGTGCCGGCGGAAACCATCCTGCAGACGGCGAAAGAAAAGCAGTGCGACATCATCGGCCTGTCCGGCCTGATCACGCCGTCGCTGGATGAAATGGTGCACATGGCCGCGGAGATGGAACGCCAGGAATTCGATATCCCGCTGCTGATCGGCGGCGCGACTACCTCCAAGGCGCACACCGCGGTGAAAATCGATCCGCAGTATCACCGCAACCAGACTGTCTATGTCGCCGACGCCTCGCGCGCGGTGGGTGTGGCCAGCAGCCTGATTTCTGACGAGCTGCGCCCGGCGTTCGTCAAAGGTATCCGCGAGGAATACGATAAGGTGCGCGCGCGCACCGCCAACCGCAAGCGCAACGACAAACGCCTCAGTTACGAAGAAGCACTGCAGGCCGGCCCGCAATTCGACTGGGCCGGCTACACCGCCGCCGTGCCCAACAAGCCCGGCGTGACCGTGATCGACGACTTCCCGCTGGAACAGCTGGTAGACACTATCGACTGGACGCCCTTCTTTATCTCCTGGGATCTGGCCGGCAAATACCCGGCAATTCTCAACGACGAAGTCGTCGGCGAGGCGGCCACCGATCTGTACCAGAACGCCCAGCGGATGCTGCAACAGATCATCGACAAAAAACTGCTGCGCGCCCGCGCCGTATTCGGCCTGTGGCCGGCCAACAGCGACGGCGACGATATCGTGGTGTACAAGGATGAGCGCCGCACCGCGGAGCTGGCGCGCCTGCACCAGATGCGCCAGCAGGTACAGAAGCGCGGCGGCGACGGCCTGTGCCGCTCACTGGCCGATTTCGTCGCACCCGCAGGCACCGTCCGGTCTGACGGCTCCGGCGTGGCCGACTACGTGGGCGGCTTCGCCGTCACCGCCGGCATCGGCGCCGACGAACTGGCAGCGGAGTACGAGGCCAAGCACGACGACTATAACGCGATCATGGTCAAGGCACTCGCGGACCGCCTGGCGGAATCCCTGGCCGAAACCCTGCACCAGCAGGTACGCAAACAGTTCTGGGGCTACGCGCCCGACGAAACCCTCTCCAACGAGGAACTGATCAAGGAAGCCTACCGCGGTATCCGCCCGGCGCCCGGCTATCCGGCCTGCCCGGATCATTCTGAGAAAAGCACCCTGTTCAAACTGCTCGACGCGGAGCAAAATGCAGGAATGAGCCTGACCGAACACTTTGCCATGCTGCCGGCGGCGTCCGTCAGCGGCTGGTACTTCGCCCACCCCGAGGCCAAGTACTTCAATGTGGGCAAGATCGGTCGCGACCAGCTCGCCGACCTGGCACAGCGCAAGGGTATGAGTGAACAGGAGCTGGAACGCTGGCTGCGCCCCAACCTCGAGGACTGA
- a CDS encoding DUF934 domain-containing protein — translation MPKPAKPGPQPANPAELIVDGSVTANEWRLLPQCDDNSEITADNLAPGKVILPLGIWQALRGDLEGRRSEIGVWLDSDESAEQLDDAAAKLPLVAVHFPAFADGRGFTAGRLLRERYGFSGELRAVGAFMRDQLTYLRRCGFNAFAYEGEQPLPGLLDSLRDFSDSYQADVEQTQPLFRRRGLA, via the coding sequence ATGCCAAAGCCAGCTAAACCCGGGCCGCAGCCGGCCAATCCGGCCGAACTGATTGTCGATGGCAGCGTGACAGCCAATGAGTGGCGACTGCTGCCACAGTGCGACGACAACAGCGAGATTACCGCCGACAACCTGGCGCCCGGCAAGGTGATACTGCCGCTCGGTATCTGGCAGGCGCTGCGCGGCGATCTCGAAGGCCGCAGATCTGAGATCGGTGTGTGGCTCGACAGCGACGAGAGCGCCGAACAGCTCGACGATGCCGCTGCCAAGCTCCCGCTGGTGGCCGTGCACTTCCCCGCCTTTGCCGACGGTCGCGGCTTCACCGCAGGCCGCCTGCTGCGCGAACGCTACGGCTTCAGCGGCGAGCTGCGTGCGGTGGGCGCCTTCATGCGCGACCAGCTCACCTACCTGCGCCGCTGCGGCTTCAATGCTTTCGCCTACGAGGGTGAACAGCCCCTGCCCGGCCTGCTGGATTCACTGCGCGACTTCAGCGACAGCTACCAGGCCGATGTGGAACAGACGCAGCCGCTGTTCCGCCGCCGCGGCCTGGCCTGA